A genomic region of Rhodanobacter sp. contains the following coding sequences:
- a CDS encoding chemotaxis protein CheA gives MGAVDLTQFHKTFFEESLEGLDAMEAALLALDSGSTDHELVHTIFRAAHSIKGGAATFGFADVAAFTHVAESLLEEVRSERRAVDANLTDLLLRSVDCLRAMLDRTAQGQPAADATSESLRSELAQLVDGEAAAAPAAAKAKAPAVAGWEIRFVAMPHLLQTGNEPLRLFRELQQLGRLEVVRAFVSDVAPAEFAAVDPSQCYLGWELRLHGAVARADLDAVFEWLDGDCELAIAPLAGAAPSAPAPAPVAAVVAPVVAATPAAAPAAAREASSGHSDVGSIRVGIDKVDALIDMMGELVITQSMLNDIGTNFELSQLDRLREGLAQLERNTRELQDSVMRIRMLPIGSVFNRFPRLVRDLERKLGKQVKLDLQGEHTELDKTVLEKIGDPMVHLVRNAIDHGLETPEQRRAAGKPETGTLTLDAHHEGGNIVVRISDDGAGLNHERILAKAVERGLVAAGKQLDDDEVAELIFQPGFSTAAVATDLSGRGVGMDVVRRNVRDLGGTVGVKSVAGKGSVFTIALPLTLAIIDGLVTAVGEERYIVPLISIVESLRLNGSAVRKIAGGGEVFQFRGEYLPIIRLHRAFGCADAIAEIERGIVVVVEDEGQRVGLLVDELLGQQQAVIKSLEKHYERVQGVSGATIVSDGSVALIVDVGGVVRLGRRVKAA, from the coding sequence ATGGGCGCGGTCGATCTGACTCAGTTCCACAAGACCTTCTTCGAGGAAAGCCTGGAAGGCCTCGACGCGATGGAGGCCGCGCTGCTGGCGCTGGACTCGGGTTCGACCGACCACGAGCTGGTGCACACCATTTTCCGCGCGGCGCATTCCATCAAGGGCGGCGCGGCGACGTTCGGTTTCGCCGACGTGGCCGCGTTCACCCACGTGGCCGAGTCGTTGCTCGAAGAAGTGCGCAGCGAGCGGCGTGCGGTGGACGCCAACCTCACCGACCTGTTGCTGCGCTCGGTCGATTGCCTGCGCGCCATGCTGGACCGTACCGCGCAGGGCCAGCCCGCCGCCGACGCCACCAGCGAGTCGTTGCGCTCCGAGCTGGCGCAGCTGGTGGACGGCGAGGCGGCGGCCGCGCCCGCGGCGGCCAAGGCGAAAGCCCCGGCGGTGGCCGGCTGGGAGATCCGTTTCGTCGCGATGCCGCACCTGCTGCAGACCGGCAACGAGCCGCTGCGCCTGTTCCGCGAACTGCAGCAGCTCGGCCGGCTGGAGGTGGTGCGTGCCTTCGTGAGCGACGTCGCGCCCGCCGAATTCGCCGCGGTCGATCCCAGCCAGTGCTATCTGGGCTGGGAGTTGCGCTTGCACGGCGCGGTAGCGCGCGCCGACCTCGATGCCGTATTCGAATGGCTGGACGGCGACTGCGAGCTCGCCATCGCGCCGCTGGCCGGGGCTGCACCGTCCGCACCGGCACCTGCACCGGTTGCGGCCGTGGTTGCGCCGGTTGTTGCCGCCACGCCTGCCGCGGCGCCGGCCGCCGCGCGCGAAGCGTCCTCCGGGCATTCCGACGTGGGTTCGATCCGCGTCGGCATCGACAAGGTCGATGCGCTGATCGACATGATGGGCGAGCTGGTCATCACCCAGTCCATGCTCAACGACATCGGCACCAATTTCGAGCTTTCGCAGCTGGATCGCCTGCGCGAAGGCCTGGCCCAGCTCGAACGCAACACCCGCGAGCTGCAGGACAGCGTGATGCGCATCCGCATGCTGCCGATCGGCTCGGTGTTCAACCGCTTCCCGCGGCTGGTGCGCGACCTCGAGCGCAAGCTCGGCAAGCAGGTGAAGCTGGATCTGCAGGGCGAGCACACCGAGCTGGACAAGACCGTGCTGGAAAAGATCGGCGATCCGATGGTGCACCTGGTACGCAACGCGATCGACCACGGCCTGGAGACGCCGGAGCAGCGCCGCGCTGCGGGCAAACCGGAAACCGGCACCCTCACGCTGGATGCGCACCACGAAGGCGGCAACATCGTGGTGCGCATCAGCGACGACGGCGCGGGACTCAACCACGAGCGCATCCTGGCCAAGGCGGTCGAGCGCGGCCTGGTCGCCGCCGGCAAGCAGCTCGACGACGACGAAGTGGCCGAGCTGATCTTCCAGCCCGGTTTCTCCACCGCTGCCGTGGCCACGGACCTTTCCGGGCGCGGCGTGGGCATGGATGTCGTGCGCCGCAACGTGCGCGACCTCGGCGGCACCGTGGGCGTGAAGAGCGTCGCGGGCAAGGGCAGCGTGTTCACCATCGCGTTGCCGCTCACGCTGGCGATCATCGACGGCCTGGTCACCGCGGTGGGCGAGGAGCGCTACATCGTGCCGCTGATCTCCATCGTCGAATCGCTGCGGCTCAACGGCAGCGCCGTGCGCAAGATCGCGGGCGGCGGCGAGGTGTTCCAGTTCCGCGGCGAATACCTGCCGATCATCCGCCTGCACCGGGCCTTCGGCTGCGCCGATGCGATCGCCGAGATCGAACGCGGCATCGTGGTGGTGGTGGAGGACGAGGGCCAACGCGTGGGCCTGCTGGTGGACGAACTGCTGGGCCAGCAGCAAGCGGTGATCAAGTCGCTGGAGAAGCACTACGAGCGGGTGCAGGGCGTGTCCGGCGCCACCATCGTCAGCGACGGCTCGGTGGCGCTGATCGTGGACGTGGGCGGCGTGGTGCGGCTGGGGCGGCGCGTAAAGGCCGCCTGA
- a CDS encoding response regulator, whose protein sequence is MAKILAVDDSTSMRGMVAFTLRGAGHEVTEAENGQLALDAASAGAFDLVLADVNMPVMDGISMVRALRARPEYQGVPILMLTTESNTEKKMEGKAAGATGWLVKPFDPEQLLATVKRVLG, encoded by the coding sequence ATGGCAAAGATTCTGGCGGTAGACGATTCGACCTCGATGCGCGGCATGGTGGCGTTCACCCTGCGCGGCGCGGGCCACGAAGTGACCGAGGCCGAAAACGGCCAATTGGCGCTGGATGCGGCCAGTGCAGGTGCGTTCGACCTGGTGCTGGCCGACGTCAACATGCCGGTGATGGACGGCATCAGCATGGTGCGCGCGCTGCGCGCCCGGCCCGAGTACCAGGGCGTGCCCATCCTGATGCTGACCACCGAGTCGAACACCGAGAAGAAGATGGAAGGCAAGGCCGCGGGCGCCACCGGCTGGCTGGTCAAGCCGTTCGATCCCGAGCAGTTGCTGGCCACCGTCAAGCGCGTGCTGGGCTAA
- a CDS encoding chemotaxis protein CheW, whose protein sequence is MNTLAVSPQHSDEDRHWLTFRIGAQVYAARLADVSEVIRDDELTPVPGSASDLLGVRHLRGRIVPVMDGRRRLGLPAQPEADPLGVRIILLTHAGQSLGLKVDAVGELLNSEGLEIAPPPSGRVKRDDDPVSGVLPWRDGFVVLLDARRLYRLNGGGDDVA, encoded by the coding sequence ATGAATACCCTTGCCGTTTCCCCGCAACATTCGGACGAGGATCGCCACTGGCTGACGTTCCGCATCGGCGCGCAGGTGTACGCCGCGCGGCTGGCCGACGTCAGCGAGGTGATCCGCGACGACGAACTGACCCCGGTGCCGGGCTCCGCTTCCGACCTGCTCGGCGTGCGGCACCTGCGTGGCCGCATCGTGCCGGTGATGGACGGGCGCCGCCGGCTCGGCCTGCCGGCGCAGCCCGAAGCCGATCCGCTCGGCGTGCGCATCATCCTGCTGACGCATGCGGGCCAGTCGCTGGGGTTGAAGGTCGATGCGGTGGGCGAACTGCTGAACAGCGAGGGCCTGGAAATCGCGCCGCCGCCGTCCGGGCGGGTGAAGCGCGACGACGACCCGGTCAGCGGCGTGTTGCCGTGGCGGGACGGTTTCGTGGTGCTGCTCGATGCCCGTCGCCTGTACCGCTTGAACGGAGGCGGCGACGATGTGGCTTGA
- the motD gene encoding flagellar motor protein MotD: protein MSRRHKHEEHLNHEAWAIPYADLITLLLAFFVVMYAVSVVNAGKYRVLSEAMIEAFNGSSHVIAPLPPTKVKPHNVDPSIASPEGQAGAVAVVSVPIPPHPVALQGGNGRNVGASDASGADTLKRIGSEVSKALQPLIDSKQVVVRNKQLWLEIEIRTDLLFPSGVAQLSTKAETVLHNLAGVLAGFSNPLRIEGFTDNVPISTAQFPSNWELSAARAASVARLFEVAGIAQDRLGIVGWGETHPVADNGTAEGRAANRRILVVVMGEGSSPQRTQSDVGHIDHQPGVANVAGAASAAAAPASGLPAAKVLQSTSPVPSDTTRRSDTPALQTLPTATVTPASAASAPAAPSAEPHAKDAS from the coding sequence GTGAGCCGCCGGCACAAGCACGAAGAGCACCTGAACCACGAGGCCTGGGCGATCCCTTACGCCGACCTCATCACGTTGCTGCTGGCGTTCTTCGTGGTGATGTATGCCGTCTCGGTGGTCAACGCAGGCAAGTACCGCGTGCTGTCCGAGGCGATGATCGAGGCGTTCAACGGCTCCAGCCACGTCATCGCGCCGCTGCCACCCACCAAGGTGAAGCCGCACAACGTCGATCCGTCCATCGCCTCCCCGGAGGGGCAGGCGGGGGCGGTGGCGGTGGTCTCCGTGCCGATACCGCCCCACCCGGTGGCGCTGCAGGGCGGCAACGGGCGCAACGTCGGCGCGTCCGATGCGTCCGGCGCGGACACCCTCAAGCGCATCGGCTCCGAAGTGAGCAAGGCATTGCAGCCGCTGATCGACAGCAAGCAGGTGGTGGTGCGCAACAAGCAGCTGTGGCTGGAAATCGAGATACGCACCGACCTGCTGTTTCCCAGCGGCGTGGCGCAGTTGTCCACGAAGGCGGAAACCGTGCTGCACAACCTGGCCGGCGTGCTGGCCGGTTTCAGCAATCCGTTGCGGATCGAGGGCTTCACCGACAACGTGCCGATCAGCACCGCGCAGTTTCCCTCGAACTGGGAGCTTTCCGCGGCGCGCGCGGCCAGCGTGGCGCGCCTGTTCGAGGTTGCCGGCATCGCGCAGGACCGGCTGGGCATCGTCGGCTGGGGCGAGACGCATCCGGTGGCCGACAACGGTACCGCGGAAGGCCGCGCGGCCAACCGCCGCATTCTCGTGGTGGTGATGGGCGAGGGTTCGTCGCCGCAACGCACGCAAAGCGACGTGGGCCATATCGACCATCAGCCCGGTGTGGCCAATGTGGCCGGTGCCGCCTCGGCGGCGGCCGCACCGGCGAGCGGCTTGCCGGCCGCGAAAGTGCTGCAATCCACCTCGCCGGTGCCCTCGGATACGACGCGCCGGTCGGACACTCCCGCCCTCCAGACCTTGCCCACGGCCACGGTGACGCCGGCATCGGCCGCTTCGGCCCCCGCCGCGCCCAGTGCCGAGCCGCACGCCAAGGACGCCTCATGA
- a CDS encoding flagellar motor protein encodes MDLISIIGTVLAFLVLIIGTILKGSTVDALWNDGAFVIVIFGTISALLVQNHGGVLKHALKMVSMIYKPPMHRPSDLISRVVGWSEISRRQGLLGLEPQIDAESDPFISKGLQLLVDGGEPEAIRSVMEVELETREAIDLAGAKVFESAGIFSPTMGILGAVMGLMAVMQNLADPSKLGHGIAAAFVSTIYGVGLANLFMLPMAARLKSMVHKQTKMREILIEGLVSIAQGDNPRQIEARLQGYVS; translated from the coding sequence ATGGACCTGATCAGCATCATCGGTACGGTACTGGCCTTCCTGGTGCTGATCATCGGCACCATCCTCAAGGGCTCCACCGTCGATGCGTTGTGGAACGACGGCGCCTTCGTGATCGTGATATTCGGCACCATCTCGGCCCTGCTGGTGCAGAACCACGGCGGCGTGCTCAAGCACGCGCTGAAGATGGTGTCGATGATCTACAAGCCGCCGATGCACCGTCCCTCCGACCTCATCAGCCGGGTGGTGGGCTGGAGCGAGATCTCGCGCCGGCAAGGCCTGCTCGGGCTGGAGCCGCAGATCGACGCCGAGTCCGATCCGTTCATCAGCAAGGGCCTGCAACTGCTCGTCGACGGCGGCGAGCCGGAGGCGATCCGCAGCGTGATGGAGGTGGAGCTGGAAACGCGCGAAGCCATCGACCTGGCCGGCGCCAAGGTGTTCGAGAGCGCGGGCATCTTCTCGCCCACCATGGGCATTCTCGGCGCGGTGATGGGCCTGATGGCGGTGATGCAGAACCTGGCCGATCCCAGCAAGCTGGGGCACGGCATCGCCGCCGCCTTCGTGTCCACCATCTATGGCGTGGGCTTGGCCAACCTGTTCATGCTGCCGATGGCGGCGCGCTTGAAGAGCATGGTCCACAAGCAGACCAAGATGCGCGAGATCCTGATCGAGGGGCTGGTGTCGATCGCGCAAGGCGACAACCCGCGCCAGATCGAGGCGCGTTTGCAGGGCTACGTGTCGTGA
- the cheY gene encoding chemotaxis response regulator CheY — MKILVVDDFSTMRRIVRNLLVELGFTNTLIQEADDGNNALTMLRAQPFDLVVTDWNMPNMTGIDLLRAIRAEPSLKGMPVLMVTAENNRDQIIAAAQAGVNGYVVKPFTAATLQEKLTKIFERIAASGANA; from the coding sequence ATGAAAATCCTGGTGGTGGACGACTTCTCCACCATGCGGCGCATCGTCAGGAACCTGCTGGTGGAGCTGGGCTTCACCAACACCCTGATCCAGGAGGCCGATGACGGCAACAACGCGCTGACCATGTTGCGCGCCCAACCGTTCGACCTGGTGGTCACCGACTGGAACATGCCGAACATGACCGGCATCGACCTGCTGCGCGCGATCCGCGCCGAGCCCTCGCTCAAAGGCATGCCCGTGCTGATGGTGACGGCCGAGAACAACCGCGACCAGATCATCGCTGCCGCCCAGGCCGGCGTGAACGGCTATGTGGTCAAACCCTTCACCGCGGCCACTTTGCAGGAGAAGCTCACCAAGATCTTCGAGCGGATCGCCGCCAGCGGAGCCAACGCATGA
- the fliA gene encoding RNA polymerase sigma factor FliA produces MSATSEYLQFSRGSADELVRRHAPLVRRIAYHLMGRLPASVDVGDLIQAGMIGLLEAARHFANDKGASFETFAGIRIRGAMLDELRRADWTPRSVHRKTREVAEMIRQIEAETGSEADDAEVIRRLGISAEEYHQVLSDALSSRLLSLTSSDDGEEPGVYDVADENSLSPDEGIEHSGMREALIDAIVELPEREQLVMSLYYEQELNLKEIGAVLGVSESRVCQIHGQAVIRLRGKLSGWRT; encoded by the coding sequence ATGAGCGCGACTTCGGAATATCTACAATTTTCCCGCGGTAGTGCCGACGAGCTGGTGCGTCGGCACGCGCCGTTGGTGCGGCGGATCGCCTATCACCTGATGGGGCGCCTGCCGGCCAGCGTCGACGTGGGCGACCTGATCCAGGCGGGAATGATCGGTTTGCTAGAAGCAGCGCGCCATTTTGCCAACGACAAGGGAGCCAGCTTCGAGACGTTCGCTGGCATCCGCATCCGTGGCGCCATGCTGGACGAGCTGCGCCGCGCCGACTGGACGCCGCGCTCGGTGCATCGCAAGACCCGCGAGGTGGCGGAGATGATCCGCCAGATCGAGGCCGAAACCGGCTCCGAGGCGGACGACGCCGAAGTCATCCGCCGGCTCGGCATCAGCGCGGAGGAATACCACCAGGTGCTCTCCGACGCGCTGTCGTCGCGCCTGCTCAGCCTCACCTCCTCCGACGACGGCGAAGAGCCGGGCGTGTACGACGTGGCCGACGAGAACAGCCTCTCGCCGGACGAAGGCATCGAGCACAGCGGCATGCGCGAAGCGCTGATCGACGCCATCGTCGAGCTGCCCGAGCGCGAGCAACTGGTGATGTCGCTGTACTACGAGCAGGAGCTCAACCTCAAGGAAATCGGCGCCGTGCTCGGCGTCAGCGAGTCGCGCGTATGCCAGATCCACGGCCAGGCCGTGATCCGGCTGCGCGGCAAGCTCTCCGGCTGGCGCACCTGA